In one Bacillus thuringiensis genomic region, the following are encoded:
- a CDS encoding aminoglycoside N(3)-acetyltransferase, whose translation MKMNEIVASTQFPNTIETITKDLKALGVEKGMTIIVHSSLSSIGWISGGAVAVVEALMKVVTEEGTIIMPTQSSDLSDPKHWSRPPVPEDWWQIIRDNVPAFDSRITPTRGMGEIVECFRTYPNVVRSNHPLGSFAAWGKHAVEITMNHSLSMSFGEESPLRKIYDLDGYVLLIGVGYDSNTSVHLSEVRSGACELIQVGAPIIENGERVWKEFVEMDYESEKFVEIGVEFERKGTVKNGKIGNATCRLMKQRDIVDFGTEWFRKKN comes from the coding sequence ATGAAAATGAATGAAATAGTTGCAAGTACACAATTTCCAAATACAATCGAAACAATAACAAAAGATTTAAAAGCATTAGGAGTCGAAAAAGGAATGACAATTATCGTTCATTCATCACTAAGTTCTATCGGGTGGATATCTGGTGGTGCGGTTGCTGTAGTAGAAGCATTAATGAAAGTTGTTACGGAAGAAGGAACGATAATAATGCCAACGCAATCTTCGGATTTGTCCGATCCGAAACATTGGTCAAGACCACCTGTACCGGAAGACTGGTGGCAAATTATCCGAGATAACGTCCCAGCATTTGATTCACGTATAACCCCAACAAGGGGAATGGGTGAAATAGTTGAATGTTTTCGTACATATCCGAATGTAGTACGTAGTAATCATCCGTTAGGAAGTTTTGCTGCATGGGGAAAACATGCAGTAGAAATAACAATGAACCATTCGTTATCAATGAGCTTTGGAGAAGAATCTCCATTAAGAAAAATATATGATTTAGACGGGTACGTATTATTAATTGGTGTTGGATATGATTCCAATACGTCTGTTCATTTATCCGAGGTGCGTTCTGGTGCATGTGAGTTAATACAAGTAGGAGCACCTATTATAGAAAACGGTGAAAGAGTGTGGAAAGAGTTTGTTGAAATGGATTACGAATCTGAGAAGTTTGTAGAAATTGGTGTGGAGTTTGAGCGAAAAGGAACTGTAAAAAATGGGAAGATAGGGAATGCAACGTGTCGTCTAATGAAACAGCGTGATATAGTTGACTTTGGAACAGAATGGTTTCGTAAGAAAAATTAG
- a CDS encoding glutathionylspermidine synthase family protein — protein MYTQREQEEYMKVWFSLAEEASRNGFTWPSLLENEEWNQYMATGMYRMPAKTYTAISKATEEIMYVLYRTYQYIVNTTEDFQKLGFPAEAWEMARMKHNGLFSYFTRFDFIVNGDDIKLIEVNCDTPTGYLEPSVANEVLCRYHDVNHPNHIEEHIVQAWEQIKHDYHIGPEETIYFTSYDWHDEDRQTVQFLRTYCLNQSTDYVGIQDIVVAEDGIYTPSGEKIKYLYRLYPIEYLVTDVDKNGKRIGLQFLDHIAQERVKIINPPAAFVMQNKSVLALIWKFYEESVFFTEEEQDIIYKYFLPTYFSNKRFLERHESYVSKPVFGREGGGVSIYENDELLAEDKTEYYFEQRKIYQQYIEMPDYTIDTWDGPYTGKLLIGSHCISGRAAGLFLRVGEKITGNLSMFTGVTIEG, from the coding sequence ATGTATACACAACGAGAGCAAGAAGAGTATATGAAAGTATGGTTTTCACTTGCAGAAGAGGCTAGTAGGAATGGTTTCACTTGGCCTAGTCTGTTAGAGAATGAAGAATGGAATCAATATATGGCAACAGGGATGTATCGCATGCCAGCAAAAACTTATACTGCTATCTCAAAAGCGACAGAAGAAATCATGTATGTGTTATATAGAACGTATCAATATATTGTAAATACGACAGAAGATTTTCAAAAACTTGGATTTCCAGCTGAAGCGTGGGAAATGGCGAGAATGAAACATAATGGTTTATTTTCATATTTTACAAGGTTTGATTTTATCGTAAATGGTGACGATATAAAATTAATAGAAGTAAATTGTGATACGCCAACAGGCTATTTAGAACCGTCTGTCGCAAATGAAGTGTTATGCCGTTATCATGATGTAAATCACCCAAACCATATAGAAGAGCATATTGTGCAAGCATGGGAACAAATTAAACATGACTATCATATAGGCCCTGAAGAGACGATATATTTTACTAGTTATGATTGGCACGATGAAGATAGACAAACGGTCCAGTTTTTAAGAACGTATTGCTTAAATCAGTCAACGGACTATGTAGGAATACAAGACATTGTCGTTGCGGAAGATGGTATATATACGCCAAGTGGAGAAAAAATAAAATATTTATATAGACTGTATCCAATAGAGTATTTAGTAACGGACGTTGATAAGAATGGGAAAAGGATTGGTTTGCAATTTTTAGATCATATTGCGCAAGAAAGAGTGAAAATTATTAATCCGCCAGCCGCGTTTGTTATGCAAAACAAAAGTGTACTCGCACTAATTTGGAAGTTTTATGAAGAAAGTGTTTTCTTTACAGAAGAAGAGCAAGACATTATTTATAAATACTTTCTACCAACATATTTTTCAAATAAGCGATTTCTAGAAAGACATGAATCATACGTTTCAAAACCTGTATTTGGTCGTGAAGGTGGCGGAGTATCTATATACGAAAATGATGAATTATTAGCTGAAGATAAAACAGAGTATTACTTTGAACAAAGGAAGATATACCAGCAATACATAGAAATGCCTGACTATACCATTGACACATGGGATGGTCCATATACTGGTAAACTATTAATTGGCTCTCACTGTATAAGCGGAAGAGCAGCAGGCTTATTTTTACGTGTAGGTGAGAAAATAACGGGAAACTTATCAATGTTTACTGGGGTTACAATTGAAGGATAA